A single Micromonospora sp. CCTCC AA 2012012 DNA region contains:
- a CDS encoding MFS transporter, translated as MTTVDPTPASLPAALAEPTVPVRRSWIALIFAANLGVWMAFFTPIQVLLPQQVERIAPGDKEAMLAVVTGLGALAAVLANPLAGALSDRTVIRLANRHLGRRHVWTASGAVLGAAALVLLARQDTIAGVALGWVAAQVCFNAMLASLTAAIPDRVPVAQRGGVSGWVGIPQALGLVLGAVLVTALVTGNAAGYAAIAAVMLLLALPFALLTADDPLPREHRSALRLRGLLASLWISPRRHPDFAWAWFTRFLVQTGNALGTLYLLYFLTDGVRVADPEGGLLVLILLYTVGMMLTAVVAGRLSDRSGRRKVFVITSGLIMAVAALLLAVAPVWPMAVVAALLLGAGYGVYLAVDAALITQVLPAATDRAKDLGVINIANSAPQVLGPALSAPIVVHLGGYPTLYAVTAAVTLLGSALVLKIRSVP; from the coding sequence GTGACCACGGTGGACCCGACGCCGGCGTCGTTGCCGGCGGCACTCGCCGAACCGACCGTGCCGGTCCGGCGGAGCTGGATCGCGCTGATCTTCGCGGCCAACCTGGGCGTCTGGATGGCCTTCTTCACCCCGATCCAGGTGCTGCTGCCGCAGCAGGTGGAACGGATCGCGCCGGGCGACAAGGAGGCGATGCTGGCGGTCGTCACCGGGCTCGGCGCGCTCGCCGCGGTGCTGGCCAACCCGCTCGCCGGGGCGCTGTCGGACCGGACGGTCATCCGGCTCGCCAACCGGCACCTCGGCCGGCGGCACGTCTGGACCGCCTCCGGCGCGGTGCTCGGCGCGGCGGCGCTGGTGCTGCTGGCCCGCCAGGACACCATCGCCGGGGTGGCGCTGGGCTGGGTCGCCGCGCAGGTCTGCTTCAACGCGATGCTGGCCAGCCTCACCGCCGCCATCCCGGACCGGGTGCCGGTGGCGCAGCGCGGCGGGGTCTCCGGCTGGGTGGGCATCCCGCAGGCGCTCGGCCTGGTGCTCGGCGCGGTCCTGGTCACCGCGCTGGTCACCGGCAACGCCGCCGGGTACGCCGCGATCGCCGCGGTGATGCTGCTGCTGGCGCTGCCGTTCGCGCTGCTCACCGCCGACGACCCGCTGCCGCGCGAGCACCGGTCGGCGTTGCGGCTGCGCGGGCTGCTCGCCTCGCTCTGGATCAGCCCGCGCCGGCACCCCGACTTCGCCTGGGCCTGGTTCACCCGGTTCCTGGTCCAGACCGGCAACGCGCTGGGCACCCTCTACCTGCTGTACTTCCTCACCGACGGGGTGCGGGTCGCCGACCCCGAGGGTGGGCTGCTGGTGCTGATCCTGCTCTACACGGTCGGCATGATGCTCACCGCCGTGGTCGCCGGTCGGCTGTCCGACCGCTCCGGGCGGCGCAAGGTCTTCGTGATCACCTCGGGGTTGATCATGGCGGTGGCGGCACTGCTGCTCGCCGTCGCGCCGGTCTGGCCGATGGCCGTCGTTGCGGCGCTGCTGCTCGGCGCCGGCTACGGCGTCTATCTGGCGGTGGACGCGGCGCTGATCACCCAGGTGCTGCCGGCCGCGACCGACCGGGCCAAGGACCTCGGCGTGATCAACATCGCGAACTCGGCGCCGCAGGTGCTCGGGCCGGCGCTGTCGGCCCCGATCGTGGTCCACCTCGGCGGCTATCCCACCCTCTACGCGGTCACCGCCGCGGTCACCCTGCTCGGCAGCGCCCTGGTCCTCAAGATCCGCTCGGTGCCCTGA
- a CDS encoding MarR family winged helix-turn-helix transcriptional regulator, with protein sequence MAQLSTEAAGADRSGLAGDAVRRILHVAAAMRHHQDVEMAGLGLTPATARALHELDPDRPLPARDLAEQLGCDRSNVTALVDKLEQAGLVERRVDPTDRRQKTLVVTDAGRRTRDRVHRALSDSRLLDGLSTAELATLRELVWKVSDGGCPERCDTD encoded by the coding sequence ATGGCGCAGCTCTCCACCGAGGCGGCCGGGGCGGACCGCTCCGGCCTGGCCGGTGACGCCGTGCGCCGGATCCTGCACGTCGCCGCCGCGATGCGGCACCACCAAGACGTCGAGATGGCCGGCCTGGGGCTCACCCCGGCGACCGCCCGGGCCCTGCACGAGCTGGACCCGGACCGGCCGCTGCCCGCCCGCGACCTCGCCGAACAGTTGGGCTGCGACCGCTCCAACGTGACCGCGCTGGTCGACAAGCTGGAACAGGCGGGCCTGGTGGAACGCCGGGTCGACCCGACCGACCGGCGGCAGAAGACGCTGGTGGTCACCGACGCCGGCCGGCGGACCCGCGACCGGGTGCACCGGGCGCTGTCCGACTCCCGACTGCTGGACGGGCTCAGCACCGCCGAACTGGCCACCCTGCGCGAGCTGGTGTGGAAGGTGTCCGACGGCGGCTGCCCGGAGCGGTGCGACACCGACTGA
- a CDS encoding YjbQ family protein: MRSEVITVQTGSRPTVRDITAEAERFVSGQGDGLLHVFVPHATAGLAIIEAGAGSDDDLLRAIDDLLPTDDRWRHRHGSPGHGRDHVLPAFVPPYASLPVLDGRLALGTWQSICLVDTNGDNPTRKVRFSFLPG, translated from the coding sequence ATGCGCAGTGAGGTGATCACCGTCCAGACCGGGTCCCGGCCGACCGTCCGGGACATCACCGCCGAGGCCGAGCGGTTCGTCTCCGGGCAGGGCGACGGCCTGCTGCACGTCTTCGTACCGCACGCCACCGCCGGGCTGGCGATCATCGAGGCCGGTGCCGGCTCCGACGACGACCTGCTCCGGGCGATCGACGACCTGCTGCCCACCGACGACCGCTGGCGGCACCGGCACGGCTCGCCGGGGCACGGTCGGGACCACGTGCTGCCGGCCTTCGTCCCGCCGTACGCCTCCCTGCCGGTGCTCGACGGGCGCCTCGCCCTCGGCACCTGGCAGTCGATCTGCCTGGTCGACACCAACGGCGACAACCCCACCCGCAAGGTCCGCTTCTCCTTCCTCCCCGGGTGA
- a CDS encoding GH1 family beta-glucosidase: MTTASMPEFPTGFRWGVSTSAHQIEGAVDADGRGPSIWDTFAHTPGRIADGSTGDVACDHYHRYAEDVALLAGLGVSAYRFSIAWPRVQPTGTGAANAAGLDFYDRLVDELLRRGVDPVATLFHWDLPQALEDAGGWLNRDTAARFAEYADLVAARLGDRVKLWITLNEPFIHMSLGHGMGMHAPGRMLLFDAFPVAHHQLLGHGLAVSALRARSSSPVAIANNYSPVRLAGDTAADRAAGAAYDALHNRLFTDPLLGLGYPEEPGFDPGVVRDGDLDVIAAPIDVLGVNYYNPTGIRAAEEDSPLPFEIVPLDGWPRTAFDWPVVPDGLRELLVGLRDRYGDRLPPIQVTESGCAYDDVPDADGRVHDPERIAYLDGHLRAVREAIDAGVDVTGYFVWSLLDNWEWAEGFTKRFGLVHVDYPSQRRTPKSSYAWFRDAVVRR; this comes from the coding sequence ATGACCACCGCGTCGATGCCGGAGTTCCCCACCGGGTTCCGCTGGGGGGTGTCCACCTCCGCCCACCAGATCGAGGGCGCGGTCGACGCCGACGGCCGGGGACCCTCCATCTGGGACACCTTCGCCCACACCCCCGGCCGGATCGCCGACGGCAGCACCGGCGACGTCGCCTGCGACCACTACCACCGGTACGCCGAGGACGTCGCCCTGCTGGCCGGGCTCGGGGTGTCCGCGTACCGGTTCTCGATCGCCTGGCCCCGGGTGCAGCCCACCGGCACCGGGGCGGCCAACGCAGCGGGGCTGGACTTCTATGACCGGCTGGTGGACGAGCTGCTCCGGCGGGGCGTCGACCCGGTCGCCACCCTCTTCCACTGGGACCTGCCGCAGGCCCTGGAGGACGCCGGCGGCTGGCTCAACCGGGACACCGCCGCCCGCTTCGCCGAGTACGCGGACCTGGTCGCCGCCCGCCTCGGCGACCGGGTGAAACTCTGGATCACCCTCAACGAGCCGTTCATCCACATGAGCCTCGGGCACGGGATGGGCATGCACGCCCCCGGCCGGATGCTGCTCTTCGACGCCTTCCCGGTGGCCCACCACCAGCTCCTCGGGCACGGGCTCGCGGTGTCGGCGCTGCGGGCCCGCAGCAGCAGCCCGGTGGCGATCGCCAACAACTACTCCCCGGTCCGGCTCGCCGGCGACACCGCCGCCGACCGGGCCGCCGGGGCGGCGTACGACGCGCTGCACAACCGGCTCTTCACCGACCCGCTGCTCGGGCTCGGCTATCCCGAGGAGCCGGGCTTCGATCCGGGGGTGGTCCGGGACGGGGACCTGGACGTGATCGCCGCCCCGATCGACGTGCTCGGGGTGAACTACTACAACCCGACGGGCATCCGGGCGGCCGAGGAGGACTCCCCGCTGCCCTTCGAGATCGTCCCGCTCGACGGCTGGCCGCGCACCGCCTTCGACTGGCCGGTCGTCCCGGACGGGCTGCGCGAGCTGCTCGTCGGACTCCGCGACCGGTACGGCGACCGGCTCCCGCCGATCCAGGTGACCGAGAGCGGCTGCGCCTACGACGACGTGCCGGACGCCGACGGCCGGGTGCACGACCCCGAGCGGATCGCCTACCTGGACGGACACCTGCGCGCGGTCCGCGAGGCGATCGACGCGGGCGTCGACGTGACCGGGTACTTCGTCTGGTCGCTGCTGGACAACTGGGAGTGGGCCGAGGGGTTCACCAAGCGGTTCGGGCTGGTGCACGTCGACTACCCGTCGCAGCGGCGTACCCCCAAGTCGTCGTACGCCTGGTTCCGGGACGCGGTGGTCCGGCGGTGA
- a CDS encoding SRPBCC family protein yields the protein MILVERSAHVMAPMEVVWDVVQRAEQLPAWLAGVRAAEVLSGEGFGRRQLVQAGRGSAHEAEVIAYQEPTLIGWRERAKGAGARAEARTEIYVQLTPDEEEGGTVVRLIVVRWPAGPVKAALLRLGLRRVGADLEDSLARLTDLAAVG from the coding sequence ATGATCCTCGTGGAACGCAGTGCGCACGTGATGGCGCCGATGGAAGTGGTCTGGGACGTCGTCCAGCGGGCCGAGCAGTTGCCGGCCTGGCTGGCGGGGGTCCGCGCGGCCGAGGTCCTCTCCGGGGAGGGCTTCGGCCGACGGCAGCTCGTCCAGGCCGGGCGCGGTTCGGCGCACGAGGCCGAGGTGATCGCCTACCAGGAGCCCACCCTGATCGGCTGGCGCGAGCGGGCCAAGGGGGCTGGTGCCCGCGCCGAGGCGCGCACCGAGATCTACGTACAGCTCACCCCGGACGAGGAGGAGGGCGGGACCGTCGTGCGGCTCATCGTCGTACGCTGGCCCGCCGGGCCGGTCAAGGCGGCCCTGCTCCGGCTCGGCCTGCGTCGGGTGGGCGCCGACCTGGAGGACTCGCTGGCCCGGCTGACCGACCTGGCCGCCGTCGGTTGA
- a CDS encoding thiamine pyrophosphate-dependent enzyme: MLSDVTTPQDLDDRLREALAALAGPAERRDPDAPLVAGTALTGAQALALFDAQVTSRQLDLAGRWLRGFGEGFYTIGSAGHEGNAAVAAALRPTDPALLHYRSGAFYCLRAAQAAGTFPAASGGADDEGTEETAPPTPVPPDASDVDGSVPSAAHDPHGSVPEALDPSGSVPPDAPAHPSTGAGESVREALVVPVGREEAPVREPLRVPAAVTAPSVPVGAGVAVDATGEAVVGVPAAATGDARQDGADAPSAGGDGHPEAEDAFTEAARDVLRGMVASAREPIAGGRHKVFGRADLAVIPTTSTIASHLPRAVGLGLALERLRRGGRRIGPPVRIDGGDRTAEGPWPPDAIVVCSFGDASVNHASATAAFNTAGWYDHTGLRIPVLFVCEDNGLGISVRSPRGWVAATLRARPGIRYFAVDGCDPVETYRVAGEAAEWVRRHRRPAVLHLSTVRLMGHAGADAETAYRGTAELTADAERDPLLVTARLLVSAGVATGEELLARYSRRGWQVRRVAEEVLEEPKLASPAEVVAALAPRRPARIARAVAEAAARAAGPDAAARVEAFGGKPPELAGPLTLAQSVNAALADGMLDHPQLVVFGEDVAAKGGVYGVTKGLRDRFGAARVFDTLLDETSILGLGLGAGTAGMLPVPEIQYLAYLHNAEDQLRGEAATMQFFSSGAFRNPMVVRVAGLAYQEGFGGHFHNDNSVAVLRDVPGLVIAVPARPDDAAPMLRTCLAAAAGEGSVCVFLEPIALYHTRDLYAEGDGEWLAEYAEPGGWAAGHVPIGRARVYGVGSAEDVTIITFGNGVRMSLRAAAVLADEGVGTRVVDLRWLAPLPVADIIREASATGRVLVVDETRRSGGVGEGVIAALVDAGYVGAARRVAGIDSFVPLGPAARQVLVSEEAITQGARTLLAR; this comes from the coding sequence ATGCTGTCCGACGTGACCACCCCGCAGGATCTCGACGACCGGCTCCGGGAGGCGCTGGCCGCGCTCGCCGGCCCGGCCGAGCGGCGTGACCCGGACGCGCCCCTCGTCGCCGGCACCGCGCTGACCGGCGCGCAGGCGCTGGCCCTCTTCGACGCCCAGGTCACCAGCCGGCAGCTGGACCTCGCCGGGCGCTGGCTGCGCGGCTTCGGCGAGGGCTTCTACACCATCGGCTCGGCCGGTCACGAGGGGAACGCGGCGGTCGCCGCCGCGCTGCGCCCGACCGATCCCGCCCTGCTGCACTACCGCTCCGGCGCCTTCTACTGCCTCCGCGCCGCCCAGGCCGCCGGGACCTTCCCCGCCGCGTCCGGCGGCGCCGACGACGAGGGTACGGAGGAGACCGCCCCGCCCACCCCGGTCCCGCCGGACGCGTCCGACGTGGACGGGTCGGTCCCGTCGGCGGCGCACGACCCGCACGGGTCCGTCCCGGAGGCCCTCGACCCGTCCGGGTCCGTTCCGCCGGACGCTCCCGCCCACCCGTCGACCGGCGCGGGCGAATCCGTCCGGGAGGCGCTGGTCGTACCGGTGGGGCGGGAGGAGGCTCCGGTCCGGGAGCCGCTGCGGGTGCCGGCCGCCGTGACCGCCCCCAGCGTGCCGGTCGGCGCCGGGGTGGCCGTCGACGCCACCGGCGAGGCCGTGGTCGGGGTGCCGGCGGCGGCGACCGGGGACGCCCGTCAGGACGGCGCGGACGCACCCTCGGCCGGCGGGGACGGGCACCCGGAGGCGGAGGACGCGTTCACGGAGGCGGCGCGGGACGTGCTGCGCGGGATGGTCGCCTCGGCGCGGGAGCCGATCGCCGGTGGGCGGCACAAGGTGTTCGGCCGCGCCGACCTGGCCGTCATCCCCACCACCTCCACCATCGCCTCGCACCTGCCCCGGGCGGTCGGCCTGGGGCTGGCCCTGGAACGGCTGCGCCGCGGCGGGCGGCGGATCGGCCCGCCGGTGCGCATCGACGGCGGCGACCGGACCGCCGAGGGACCGTGGCCGCCGGACGCGATCGTGGTCTGCTCGTTCGGCGACGCCTCGGTCAACCACGCCAGCGCCACCGCCGCGTTCAACACCGCCGGCTGGTACGACCACACCGGCCTGCGCATTCCCGTGCTCTTCGTCTGCGAGGACAACGGCCTCGGGATCAGTGTCCGGTCGCCGCGCGGCTGGGTGGCGGCGACGTTGCGGGCCCGGCCCGGGATCCGCTACTTCGCCGTCGACGGCTGCGACCCGGTCGAGACGTACCGGGTGGCGGGGGAGGCGGCGGAGTGGGTGCGCCGGCACCGGCGGCCCGCCGTGCTGCACCTGAGCACCGTCCGGCTGATGGGGCACGCCGGGGCGGACGCCGAGACCGCGTACCGGGGGACGGCCGAGCTGACCGCCGACGCGGAGCGGGACCCGCTGCTGGTCACCGCCCGGCTGCTGGTGTCGGCCGGCGTCGCCACCGGTGAGGAACTGCTCGCCCGCTACTCCCGGCGCGGCTGGCAGGTCCGCCGGGTCGCCGAGGAGGTGCTGGAGGAGCCGAAGCTCGCCTCGCCGGCCGAGGTGGTCGCCGCGCTCGCCCCGCGCCGCCCGGCCCGGATCGCGCGGGCGGTGGCCGAGGCGGCGGCCCGGGCGGCCGGGCCGGACGCCGCCGCGCGGGTCGAGGCGTTCGGCGGCAAGCCGCCGGAGCTGGCCGGCCCGCTCACCCTGGCCCAGAGCGTCAACGCGGCGCTCGCCGACGGGATGCTCGACCACCCCCAGCTGGTGGTCTTCGGCGAGGACGTGGCTGCCAAGGGCGGGGTGTACGGGGTGACGAAGGGGCTGCGGGACCGGTTCGGCGCGGCCCGGGTCTTCGACACGCTGCTGGACGAGACCTCGATCCTCGGGCTGGGCCTGGGCGCGGGGACGGCGGGGATGCTGCCGGTGCCGGAGATCCAGTACCTGGCGTACCTGCACAACGCCGAGGACCAGCTCCGCGGCGAGGCGGCCACCATGCAGTTCTTCTCCTCGGGGGCGTTCCGCAACCCGATGGTGGTGCGGGTGGCCGGGCTGGCCTACCAGGAGGGGTTCGGCGGGCACTTCCACAACGACAACTCGGTGGCCGTACTCCGGGATGTGCCGGGGTTGGTGATCGCGGTGCCGGCGCGGCCGGACGACGCCGCGCCCATGCTGCGGACCTGCCTGGCCGCCGCGGCGGGGGAGGGGAGCGTCTGCGTCTTCCTGGAGCCGATCGCGCTCTACCACACCCGCGACCTGTACGCCGAGGGCGACGGCGAGTGGCTGGCGGAGTACGCGGAGCCCGGCGGCTGGGCGGCCGGGCACGTCCCGATCGGCCGGGCCCGGGTGTACGGGGTCGGCTCCGCCGAGGATGTCACCATCATCACCTTCGGTAACGGGGTGCGGATGTCCCTGCGGGCGGCGGCCGTCCTCGCCGACGAGGGCGTCGGGACCCGGGTGGTGGACCTGCGCTGGCTGGCCCCGCTGCCGGTGGCGGACATCATCCGGGAGGCGTCGGCGACCGGCCGGGTGCTGGTCGTCGACGAGACCCGCAGGTCGGGCGGGGTGGGCGAAGGGGTGATCGCGGCGCTGGTGGATGCGGGCTACGTCGGCGCCGCGCGCCGGGTGGCCGGAATCGACTCGTTTGTACCATTGGGTCCGGCGGCACGTCAGGTTCTGGTCTCCGAGGAAGCCATCACCCAGGGTGCCCGTACGCTGCTGGCACGGTAA
- a CDS encoding peroxiredoxin, whose protein sequence is MPVEVGAEAPDFVLKDQNNQEVRLSDFRGSRTVLLVFYPLAFTGICQGELCEVRDNLNEYVNDDVQVLTVSVDSVYAHKIWADREGYQFPLLADFWPHGAVAQAYGVFNDVAGIANRGTFVIDKAGVVRFAEMNMPGEARDQQGWRKALAEAVAA, encoded by the coding sequence ATGCCCGTCGAGGTTGGCGCCGAGGCGCCGGACTTCGTGCTGAAGGACCAGAACAACCAGGAGGTCCGACTCTCGGACTTCCGGGGCAGCCGCACCGTGCTGCTGGTCTTCTACCCCCTCGCCTTCACCGGCATCTGCCAGGGTGAACTCTGCGAGGTGCGGGACAACCTCAACGAGTACGTCAACGACGACGTCCAGGTGCTGACCGTCAGCGTCGACTCGGTCTACGCCCACAAGATCTGGGCGGACCGGGAGGGCTACCAGTTCCCGCTGCTGGCCGACTTCTGGCCGCACGGCGCGGTCGCCCAGGCGTACGGCGTCTTCAACGACGTCGCGGGCATCGCCAACCGCGGCACCTTCGTGATCGACAAGGCCGGCGTGGTCCGGTTCGCCGAGATGAACATGCCCGGCGAGGCGCGGGACCAGCAGGGCTGGCGCAAGGCCCTCGCCGAGGCCGTCGCCGCCTGA
- a CDS encoding DUF3052 domain-containing protein — MSATAGQAADGVRSLADRFGIEPGMVVMEMGYDEDVDQDLRDALTDRCGELVDEDTDEVVDSVLVWYRDGDGDLFELLVDALGPLADNGVVWLLTPKAGRDGHVEPSEVAESAQTAGLQQTSTINAGRDWSGARLVLRRGSKAKK; from the coding sequence GTGAGCGCGACCGCTGGTCAGGCCGCCGACGGGGTACGCAGCCTGGCGGACCGGTTCGGGATCGAACCGGGGATGGTCGTCATGGAGATGGGGTACGACGAGGACGTCGACCAGGATCTCCGGGACGCCCTGACCGACCGCTGTGGAGAGCTGGTCGACGAGGACACCGACGAGGTGGTCGACTCGGTCCTGGTCTGGTACCGCGACGGCGACGGTGACCTCTTCGAGCTCCTCGTCGACGCCCTCGGCCCGCTGGCCGACAACGGCGTGGTGTGGCTCCTGACCCCGAAGGCCGGGCGCGACGGTCACGTCGAGCCGAGCGAGGTCGCGGAGAGCGCGCAGACCGCCGGCCTCCAGCAGACCTCCACGATCAACGCCGGCCGGGACTGGAGCGGCGCCCGCCTGGTGCTCCGCCGTGGCTCCAAGGCGAAGAAGTAA
- the aceE gene encoding pyruvate dehydrogenase (acetyl-transferring), homodimeric type translates to MATERKRPVITAGLPSQLPDIDPEETGEWVESLDGVIDERGTKRARYVMLRLLERARERQVGVPSLTTTDYINSIPPEREPWFPGDEHIERRIRAYIRWNAAMLVHRAQRPEIGVGGHISTFASSASLYEVGFNHFFRGKDHPGGGDHIFYQGHASPGMYARAFMEGRLSEDQLDGFRQELSHPGGGLPSYPHPRLMPDFWEFPTVSMGLGPLNAIYQARFNRYLHHRGIKDTSQQHVWAFLGDGEMDEVESLGAIGVAAREELDNLTFVINCNLQRLDGPVRGNGKVMQELEAFFRGAGWNVIKVVWGREWDPLLAADTDGALVNLMNTTPDGDYQTYKAESGAYVREHFFGRDPRTRKMVEHLSDDEIWNLKRGGHDYRKLYAAYKAAMEHTGQPTVILAKTIKGWTLGSHFEARNATHQMKKLTLEDLKLFRDRLYLDIPDKQLEENPYLPPYYNPGEKSEEVQYLRERRQQLGGYLPSRRTTGTRLTIPGSERFSDVKRGSGKQKVATTMAFVRLLKDVMKDKEFGKRWVPIIPDEARTFGMDSLFPTAKIYSPHGQRYTSVDRELFLSYKEATSGQILHEGINEAGSVASFTAAGTSYATHGEPMIPLYIFYSMFGFQRTGDGFWAAADQMARGFVLGATAGRTTLNGEGLQHEDGHSLLLAATNPAVVAYDAAFAFELAHIMENGLHRMYGDAQENVFYYLTVYNEPIFQPAEPQGVDVEGILKGIYRYSPAPQVDGDAPKANILASGTGMQWALKAQEILAEDWGVAADVWSVTSWTELRRDAVECEEHNLLNPGGEQRVPYIQRKLADADGPKVAVSDWMRAVPDLISRWVPGDYTSLGTDGFGMSDTRHALRRHFHVDAESVAVATLRQLALRGVVPAHVPAEAAKKYALDDVNAAPVGETGGDS, encoded by the coding sequence GTGGCTACGGAACGCAAGCGCCCGGTGATCACCGCTGGTCTGCCGAGCCAGCTTCCGGACATCGACCCTGAAGAGACCGGCGAATGGGTCGAGTCGCTCGACGGTGTCATCGACGAGCGCGGAACCAAGCGCGCCCGGTACGTCATGCTGCGCCTGCTGGAGCGGGCCCGCGAGCGACAGGTCGGGGTGCCGTCCCTGACCACCACCGACTACATCAACTCCATCCCGCCGGAGCGGGAGCCGTGGTTCCCGGGCGACGAGCACATCGAGCGGCGGATCCGGGCCTACATCCGGTGGAACGCCGCCATGCTGGTGCACCGCGCGCAGCGCCCCGAGATCGGCGTGGGCGGCCACATCTCCACCTTCGCCAGCTCCGCCTCGCTCTACGAGGTGGGCTTCAACCACTTCTTCCGGGGCAAGGACCACCCGGGCGGTGGCGACCACATCTTCTACCAGGGTCACGCCTCCCCCGGCATGTACGCGCGGGCGTTCATGGAGGGGCGGCTCAGCGAGGACCAGCTCGACGGATTCCGGCAGGAGCTGTCCCACCCGGGTGGCGGGCTGCCGTCGTACCCGCACCCGCGGTTGATGCCGGACTTCTGGGAGTTCCCCACCGTCTCGATGGGCCTCGGGCCGCTCAACGCGATCTACCAGGCCCGGTTCAACCGCTACCTGCACCACCGGGGCATCAAGGACACCTCCCAGCAGCACGTCTGGGCGTTCCTCGGTGACGGTGAGATGGACGAGGTCGAGTCGCTGGGCGCGATCGGCGTGGCGGCCCGCGAGGAGCTGGACAACCTCACCTTCGTGATCAACTGCAACCTCCAGCGCCTGGACGGCCCGGTCCGCGGCAACGGCAAGGTCATGCAGGAGCTGGAGGCGTTCTTCCGGGGCGCCGGCTGGAACGTCATCAAGGTGGTCTGGGGCCGGGAGTGGGACCCGCTGCTCGCGGCGGACACCGACGGTGCGCTGGTCAACCTGATGAACACCACGCCCGACGGTGACTACCAGACCTACAAGGCGGAGTCCGGGGCGTACGTCCGGGAGCACTTCTTCGGCCGCGACCCGCGGACCCGCAAGATGGTCGAGCACCTGTCGGACGACGAGATCTGGAACCTCAAGCGGGGCGGGCACGACTACCGGAAGCTCTACGCGGCCTACAAGGCGGCGATGGAGCACACCGGTCAGCCGACGGTGATCCTGGCCAAGACGATCAAGGGCTGGACGCTCGGCTCGCACTTCGAGGCCCGCAACGCCACCCACCAGATGAAGAAGCTGACGCTGGAGGACCTGAAGCTCTTCCGCGACCGGCTCTACCTGGACATCCCGGACAAGCAGTTGGAGGAGAACCCCTACCTCCCGCCGTACTACAACCCGGGTGAGAAGTCCGAGGAGGTGCAGTACCTCCGCGAGCGGCGGCAGCAGCTCGGGGGCTACCTGCCGTCCCGGCGGACCACCGGCACCCGGCTGACCATCCCCGGCAGCGAGCGCTTCTCCGACGTCAAGCGCGGCTCGGGCAAGCAGAAGGTGGCCACCACGATGGCCTTCGTCCGCCTGCTCAAGGACGTGATGAAGGACAAGGAGTTCGGCAAGCGCTGGGTGCCGATCATCCCGGACGAGGCCCGCACCTTCGGCATGGACTCGCTCTTCCCGACGGCGAAGATCTACTCGCCGCACGGCCAGCGGTACACCTCGGTGGACCGGGAGCTGTTCCTGTCGTACAAGGAGGCCACCAGCGGTCAGATCCTGCACGAGGGCATCAACGAGGCCGGTTCGGTGGCGTCGTTCACCGCGGCCGGCACCTCGTACGCCACCCACGGCGAGCCGATGATCCCGCTGTACATCTTCTATTCGATGTTCGGCTTCCAGCGCACCGGCGACGGCTTCTGGGCGGCGGCCGACCAGATGGCGCGGGGCTTCGTGCTCGGCGCCACCGCGGGCCGGACCACGCTCAACGGTGAGGGCCTCCAGCACGAGGACGGGCACTCGCTGCTCCTCGCCGCCACCAACCCGGCGGTGGTCGCCTACGACGCGGCGTTCGCGTTCGAGCTGGCGCACATCATGGAGAACGGCCTGCACCGGATGTACGGGGACGCGCAGGAGAACGTCTTCTACTACCTGACGGTCTACAACGAGCCGATCTTCCAGCCGGCCGAGCCGCAGGGCGTGGACGTCGAGGGCATCCTCAAGGGCATCTACCGCTACTCGCCCGCGCCACAGGTGGACGGGGACGCGCCGAAGGCGAACATCCTGGCCTCCGGCACCGGCATGCAGTGGGCGCTCAAGGCGCAGGAGATCCTGGCCGAGGACTGGGGCGTGGCCGCCGACGTCTGGTCGGTGACCTCCTGGACCGAGCTGCGCCGGGACGCGGTGGAGTGCGAGGAGCACAACCTGCTCAACCCGGGTGGCGAGCAGCGGGTGCCGTACATCCAGCGGAAGCTGGCCGACGCCGACGGGCCGAAGGTCGCGGTCAGCGACTGGATGCGCGCGGTGCCGGACCTGATCTCCCGCTGGGTACCGGGCGACTACACCTCGCTCGGCACCGACGGCTTCGGCATGTCGGACACCCGGCACGCGCTGCGTCGGCATTTCCACGTCGACGCCGAGTCGGTCGCGGTGGCGACGCTGCGCCAGCTCGCGCTGCGCGGCGTGGTCCCGGCGCACGTCCCGGCCGAGGCCGCCAAGAAGTACGCACTGGACGACGTCAACGCCGCCCCGGTCGGGGAGACCGGCGGCGACAGCTAG